CGGCCACGGAGCCCAGGAGCCAGCCGAAGAAGACGTCGCTGGGGTGGTGCCAGCCCAGATAGACGCGGCTGAACCCGGTCAGGGCCGTGAGCAGGGCCAGGGCCGGAGGAATAAGCCGTCCGGCGGAGCGCAGAGCCAGGGGCAGCGTGGCTCCGGTGATTTCGGTCGTGTGCCCCGAGGGCAGGGAGTGGTGTCCCGGATCCGTGGTCATGGGCTCGAAGAACGGGCCCGCGTCGGGGCGGGGTCTGCCGATGAGCATCTTCAGCCCGCGCACGGCCAGCAGGGACACGACCAACTGGACCGCGACATAGGCCAGGGCCAAGCGGGTGAGGTCCGGCCGTTTCTCGCGCCAGCCGCGCCAGAGCAGCCAGGCATAGACGGCGTAGAACGGCGGGTTGGACCAGTCGGTGATGCCGCGCATCACCGCGGCCAAGCCGGAGTTGGCTTCCCGGTGAGCACGGAAGAACGCCTCCACGGCGGCCTCGTCGCCTCCGAACGCGAGCCAGAGGACGAGCAACACGAGCAGCAGCGGCCAGGAGAAGCGCAGCCAGCCGAGAAGAATACGCGACCAGGACATGCCGCCTTATAGGCGCTCCCGTCCGGGGGCGCAAGGCGAACCGGCCGGACTCAGGCCGCGCGGCTCCCGGCCGGCAGGAGGCAGCGGTCCACCTCGCGGACCTTGCGCAGCACGTCCTTCTCGATCCTGCGGAACTCGGCCAGATCCTTGGGCTCGTAGGAGTGGCGCGCCTTGGCCAGACCGGAGAGGTTGATGATTTCGTTGAACAGGTACGGCACGTAGAGCGGATCCTGCTTGATGAACAGCAGGGCCTGCTCGAAGAGCCCGTGGATCTCCTTCTGGTTGCCGCCCAGGTTGCGGAAGAGCTTGGTCAGCTGTTTTTCCGCGTGGCGCAGGGAGCTGGACCAGCGGGGGCTGCGGGGCTCGAAATCGAAGGAACGCCGCCGTTCGCGGCTGGCCAGGAGCTTGCCGCGGAAGCTCTCCACGCTGCCCGGGGCCGAGGTCAGGAGGCCCCGGGCACGGACCTGGGCCATGTCGAGCATCTCCACGCCTTCGATGGGCGCGCCGCCGCCGTAGAGGCCGAAGACCGGCAGGTCCGTCTTGCGCAGGTCCATTTCCAGTTCACGTTTGGCGGCCATGTACTGGGGCGAGGTGATGATCTCCTCGCCGTGCAGGTTCTTGATCCGAAGATGGGCGCGCGGATTGAAGACGACCTTGCGGCCGGCGGCGTGGTGGCCGTCGGCGTGGGTCTGCTCGCCGCTCCAGGCGAAGTCCTGGCCCGCCAGCAGCAGGCGCGAGACGCCGCACCAGTGCAGGAAGCGCGTCAGGGTCAGGCTGACGTTGCCGCCCGCGTCCAGGACCAGTTCCCGGTCCTTCATGGCGAAGGTGGCCACGCCGCCGATGGTCCACAGCGGGATGGTCGGGCCGGGATAGCGGCGCACCAGCTCGGGCTGGACCTTGGTGGAATAGATCAGGGGCACCGTCGCGGCGCGCTCCAGGTCCAGCCGGTCGAAGATCTTGAGCATGCCCGGATCGTAGTCGATCGCCAGGCAGAAATGCGGGGTCACGCCCTGGGCCTGGAGCGTGGGCATGGTCTGCAACGCCGTGGCGTAGAGGGCGTAGCCCGGGTCGCGGACGAACTCGGGGGCGAAGCGGAGCAGGGACGGTCCCGCGCCCAGGATCACGGCCGTGACCCCGCGCGCGCTCCCCTCCAACCCGGCGAGGCTGCCGTCGGAAAGGGCCCGGTGGAAGTTCTTCAGCTCGTTGCCGACCATCACGTCCTGGCGGCTGCGCAGGGTGTTCATCTCCACGCAGAAGTTCTCCACGCGGCCCTTGATGCGCGCCAGCAGCGAGGCGTACTCCGGGCCCATCTGCTGGCTCGGCAGGTCGGCGCGCAGGTTGATCACGCCGTAGATGTACTGGAGGTCCAGGTTCTTGATGACCTCGCCCAGGTAGTCGTCCTCGGGCAGGGCGAAGTGGAGCTTCTTGTGCTCCAGGAAGGGCCGGAAGTCGGTCTGGCCCAGGCAGGCCAGGAGCAGTTCCGGGTTCGGTTCGACCACGACGATCTTGTGACTGTCCGGGGTGTTCGTGAGCAGGCGGTTGAGGCCGTAGCCCACGTTGCAGCCCACGAGAATGGTGGCGCTGGTGTCCGGCTTGGAGCCGCCGTTCCAGTCGGAGTAGAAGGCCTGCGGCGGAACCTGTTCGAACATGCCCAGGCCCGAGGGGAGCCTCCAGTCGATGAGCCCGTGGCGGTTGACGAACAGGCCATCCTTGATGCGTTGCTCATCGGGCTTCTTGGCGGCCAGCCAGGCCACGATCATCTGGCCCTGTTGGTCCAGGGTCTCCATGTTCTCGCGCAGGAACGGAAACATCTTCATCGGCGACTCCCTCGGAGGTTGGCGTTCGCCCGGGGTTTGCAAGTTTTCTGCCAACTTGCGGCCGTTCCGTTTTTGTCCTAAACCCGGTCGGACGGAGGCTTTTGCGCCGCCTGAACATATTCGAGGGAAGCCATGGTCCACGAGAACGTCCTGCAGATGATCGGCCAGACTCCGCTGGTGGAGATCCGCCGACTCAATCCCCATTCCAACGTCAAAATCCTGGCGAAGATCGAGTGCCGGAATCCCGGCGGCTCCATCAAGGACCGCGTGGCGCTGGCCATGATCGAGGCCGCCGAGGCCTCCGGGGAGCTGACCCCGGACAAGACCATCATCGAGGCCACCAGCGGCAACACGGGCATCGGCCTGGCCATGGTGGCGGCGGTCAAGGGCTATCGGATCAAGCTGCTCATGAGCGAGGCCGCCTCCGAGGAACGCAAGATGATCCTGCGGGCCTTCGGCGCGGAGATCGAGCAGACCCCGGCGCGTCTGGCCACGGACGGGGCCATCGAACTGGCCTACCGCATGGCCCGGGAGGAGCCGGACAAATACGTGCTCATGGACCAGTACAACAACCCGGCCAGCATCGCGGCCCATTACCGGGGCACGGCCCGGGAGATATGGGACCAGACCGGCGGGAGCGTGACCCACGTGGTCGCCTGTCTCGGCACCACCGGCACGGCCATGGGCCTGGTCAAAGGGCTCAAGGAACTCAGCGGGGGCGCGGTGCGCGTGGTGGCCGTGGAGCCCTTCGCCGGACACAAGATCCAGGGCCTGAAGAACATGCACGAGTCCTACCCTCCGGGCATCTATGACAAGAAGGCCCTGGACGCGGTGCTCAACGTGGAGGACGAGGAGGCCTTCGGCCTCTGCCGCCGCCTGGCGCGCGAGGAGGGCATCCTGGCGGGCATGAGCTCGGGCGCGGCCCTGGCCGGAGCCCTCAAGGTCGCGGCCGGTCTGTCCGAGGGCGTGGTCGTGGTCATCTTCCCGGACAGCGGCGAACGTTACCTGTCCACGTCCCTGTACGCGCCCCGCTCCGAGCGCGGGGTCAAGCTGGTGAGCGCGGCCACGGGGCGGCCCGTGACCCTGGCCTCGGCCTCGGGCCTGTACACCCTGGGTCCGAGCCTGGACGAACCCGGCGACCTGAGCGCCTGGCGTCGCGCCGTGCTTCTGGACGTCCTGGCTCGGCACCTGGAGGCCGAGGGCGGCAAGCCGCTGGTGGCCGTGGGCCTGGCCGACATGGACGACCGCACCCTTTCCGCCGCCCGGGCCGAGGGCAAGCGTCGGGCGGACTTCGCCCGCGAGGCGACCGCGCGTGTGCGCGACCTGGGCCGGGCCCTGGGCCTCCGCGAGGCCACGCTCTTCCCCCAGGCGTCCTCGGCGGTCGAGCGCGCCGTGGCCCTCTGCCGTAAGCTCCTGGCCAAGGGGCTGGCCTACGAGAAGCTCCGCTCGGTGTATTTCGACGTGCTGCGCGACAAGCGCTACGGCTGCATGGCCTGCATGGACGCGGACAAGGTCTCGGTGGGCAAGACCGTGGACCTGGAGGCCTACGTCAAGGAGAACCCGCGCGACTTCACCCTGCTCAAGCGGGCCAGTCTCATGGACCTGAAGCAGGGCGAGGTGTTGGAGACCGAGTGGGGCAACGTGCGGCCGTCCTGGTTCCTGCAACTGGCGGCCGCCGCCCTGGAGTCGCTGCCCCGGCTGGACGTGGTCCTGGCCGGAGAGGCGCACCAGTTCCCGCACCTGGAGAATCTGCGCGCCCTCTGGACCGCCGAGGGCCGTGAGCCCCAGGCCTGGCTGGTGGACAAGCGCGTGGCCCCGACCGAGGGCGAACCGGCCGACCTTTCCGCCGCCCTGGACGAGTGCGGCAATCCGCGCGTGCTGCGCATGTGGCTGCTCTCCGGCTCCTACCGCAAATCCCTGCCCCTGACCCGTCAGAGCTTGTCCATGTGGGGCAAGAACTGGCGCAAGGTCCAGGACTGCGCCGCGTCCCTGACGCTCCAGGCCGGAAGCCCGGGCGAGGACGTGCCGGACCGCGCGCGGCAGGCCGTATTCGATCTCAAGGCCGCCTTCTCCGCCGCCCTGGAGGACGATCTCTCCCTGCACCAGTTCTGGCCCGCGCTGTTCGGCTTCGTGAAGACGGTCAACGGCTTGGCCGCCAAGGACCGCCTCGGCGGAGCCGGGGCCGCCGCCTGCCTCAAGGCCCTGCGCGGCGTGGACCGGGTGCTGGGCATCCTGGACCCGGTGCAGCTGCCGGTGCCCCAGGCCGAACTGCCCGAGGCCGTGCACAAGCTCCTGGCCGAGCGTGAGGCCGCCCGCGAACGCAAGGACTTCGCGGCCTCCGACGCCTTGCGCGACCGGATCGCGGAGGCGGGCTACCGGCTGGAGGACACGGCCGCCGGACCGAGGGTCTTCAAGGAATGAAAAAAAGGGAGCGCGAGGCTCCCTTTCCGTTTCCTTGAAATGCGGCGGCGGTCAGGCCGTCGTGTCGGCCGGCCCCTGGGTCTTCTTGCGCCTGGGTTTGATGTTGGCGAAGCGTTTCACGTCCAGGCCGTACTTCTTCACCTTGTAGTTCACGATCCGGTAGGACACGCGCAGGTCGCGGGCGGTCTGGAGCATGTTGCCGCGCGTCTTCTTGAGCGAGTCCACCAGCAGTTCGGTCTCGAACTTGGCCACGGCCTCGCCGAAGGACAGGTTCGTGCCCGTTGCCGAGCTGTCGGCGGTCTGGAGCGTGGGCGGCAGGTGGTAGGTGCGGATGACCTCCTCCTCGCAGACGAGCACCGCGCGCTCCAGGCAGTTGCGCAGCTCGCGCACGTTGCCGGGCCAGTGGTAGAGGGTCAGCAGCTCGATGGCCGGGGTGGAGATGCGCTTGATGTTCTTGCCGTACTCGCCGGAGAAATCGGCCAGGAAGAATTCCGCCAGGGGCAGGATGTCCTCGCGGCGTTCGCGCAGGGGCGGGATGAACACCGGGAAGACGTTGATGCGGTAGTAAAGGTCCTCGCGGAACTTGCCCTGGGTCAGGAGCTGCTCCAGGGGCTGGTGCGTGGCGCAGATGAGGCGCACGTCGACCATGATCGTCTGCTCCCCGCCCACGCGCTGGATCTCCTTCTCCTGGATGGCGCGCAGGACCTTGGCCTGGGCGTCCAGGGAGAGTTCGCCGATCTCGTCCAGGAAGAGCGTGCCTCCGTTGGCCACCTCGAACAGGCCTCGCTTGGTCTGGAAGGCTCCGGTGAAGGCCCCCTTCTGGTGGCCGAAGAGTTCGGATTCCACCAGCTCCGAGGGCAGGGCCGCGCAGTTCAGCTTGACCAGGGGCTTGTCCTTGCGCGGGCTGGAGGCGTGGATTTCCTCGGCCAGCAGCTCCTTGCCCGTGCCGGACTCGCCGCGCAGGAGCACCGTGGCCCGGCTGGGGGCCACCTGGCGGGCCTGCCGGAGGACCATGCGCATGCTTTTGCTGGCGGCCACGAGGTTCTGCGGCGGCGGGGAATCCGGGCCGCCGGTCAGGCCCTGGGCCAGGAGGTGCTTCTGGAGCGCCATCTCCTCCTGCAACTGGGCCACATGGTTGGCGATCATGGCCCCGACCACCTCCAGGAGGCGGCGGTGGCTCTCCAGAACCTCGGCCGGGCGCACGGGCAGGTCCACGCTGAGCGTGCCCAGGGTCTCGCGCTCGTCCCGGGAGTGGTGCACGATGGGGATGCAGATGAAGGCCAGGCTTTTCAGCTCGGCGTCGGTGCGGCCGAAGGCCTTGTTCAGGAACTCGCGGTGCTCGGAGAGCCGGGGCACCACGATGGACTTGCCGCTCTCGAAGACCTGGCCGATGACGCCCCGGCCCGGCGTGTAGGTGGCCTGGGCGGTCTTGGCCGGGCTGTAGGACAGGGAGAGGCGGAGGTCTTCGGTCTCGGGGTCTTCGATGGCCAGAAAGGCGCGGACGTAGCCCATGTCCTTGGCCAGGACGCGCAGGAGGGCGTTGAGGCTCTCCTCCAGCGGGGCCTGGGGGGTGATCTCGTCCAGCAGGCGCTTGAGCGTGACCAGCGGGGCGTTGTCCGGGCTTTCCGATCCGTTCATCATGACCCTTACGCCGAGGCGGCCGCCGCGCCCAGATCCAGGGCCCTGAGGTTGATCTCGGCCACCTTGGGCTTCATCCCGGCGCGCACGGCCGCGCGCACGTCGTCCAGGCCCAGGGGCAGGGCGTTTTGGGCGCAGAGCGCGCCGAGCAGGGCGATGTTTCCGGCCTGCACGGCCCCGGCCTCGATGCCCAGACTCTGGCAGGGCAGCCACCAGGAGCGCGGGGTGCAGGCGTCGACCATTTCGCGGATGGCCGCCAGACTCGGGCTCTGCTGCCTGCCCGTGGCCACGGCCAGGGGCGGCAGGGACTCGGTGGAGGAGAAGACGAGCCCGCCGGGTTTCAGATAGGGCAGGGCGCGCAGCGTTTCCAGGGGTTCGAAGCCCATGAGGACGTCGGCCTCGCCGGCGCCGATCTTGGGGCTCCTGCAGCCGATGAGCAGGAAGGACTCCACCACGCCGCCGCGCTGGGCCATGCCGTGGATTTCACCCGAGGTCACGGGCAGTCCCTTGAGGGTCGCGGCCTGGGCCAGGACCGTGGTGGCCGTGAGCGTGCCTTGTCCGCCCACGCCGGTCATGAAGATGCGCACGGGCTTGATCGTTTTCATTTGCCCTCCAGCTTGCGTGCCTTGATGTGGGTGCAGACCTGGAGGCAGAGCATGCAGCCGCCGCAGAGCAGGGGGTTGATCTCCACCTTGCTGGAGGTCTTGTGGAAGGCCGGGCAGGCCAGTTCGTCCAGACAGCGGCCGCACTGGTCGCAGGAATCGGAAACCGCGGCCACGCGGGTGACCTTGGCTCCGTAGACGCGCCTGGCGTGCAGGGGGCAGGGCTCGCGGGCGATGATCACCCGCACCCCTCTTTCCGCCTTCATCTTTTCCAGGATCGCCGTCATTTTCTTGTGGTGCAGGGGATTCACGGTTTCGATCCTGGTCACGCCCAGGCCCCGGCAGACGGCCTCGATGTCCACCTTGGCCTCGTTGTCGCCGAGGATGGTCTTGTCCACGCCCGGGTTGGGCTGGTGGCCGGTCATGGCCGTGGTGTGGTTGTCCATGATCACGAGCAGGATGTCGTGGCGGTTGAAGACCGCGTTGACCAGGCCGGTGATGCCGGAATGGAAGAACGTGGAGTCGCCGATGAAGCCCACCACGGTCTGCCCGGCCGCGCGCGCGGCGCCGGAACCGGCCGAGATCGAGGAGCCCATGCAGAGCAGGAAGTCGGCGGCGGCCAGCGGGGGCAGGATGCCCAGCGTGTAGCAGCCGATGTCCGAGGAGTACACGGCGTCGTTGCCGAAGACCTTCTTCACCGCGAAGTAGGTGGCCCGGTGCGGGCAGCTGGCGCAGAGGTTCGGCGCCCGCTGGGGCAGGTCCGCCGTTCCGGCGCAGACCTTGCGCTGGGGCTTGCGCAGCTTGAGCACCGTGCGCAGGGCGTCGGCCACCAGGCCAACGGAAAACTCGCCGTTGCGCGGCAGGACGTCCTTGCCCCGGATGGCCACATTCAGGCCCCGCTTCTGGGCCAGCACGCGCAGGTCGTTCTCCAGGACGGGCTCCAGTTCCTCGACCACGAGCACCGTGGAGAGGCCCTTGAGGAACTTCAGGCAGAGCTTTTCGGGCAGGGGATGGGTGAAGCCCAGCTCCAGAAGCTTGACCTTGCCCGCCAGGCCCAGTTCGGCCAGGGCGTCGGCCAGGTAGGCCCGGCCGATGCCCGAGGCGGCCACGCCGATCTCGCCCTTGCCGGAGATGCGGTTGTAGGGGCTCTTCTCGGCCTCGGCCCGCAGCTTCTCGATGGTTTCCAGGAGACGGACGTGCATGGGCCGGGAAAAGGCCGGAACGGGCACGAAGCGCGCCGGGTTTTTCTGGAATCCGGCGGGCTTTTCCTTTTCCGGCCGCGCGCCGAAGGTCACCGGGCCGCGCAGGTGGTTGACCCGCGTGGTGGTGCGCAGCAGCGCCGGAGCGCCCATCTCCCGGGACAGGAGCAGGGCGTCGCGGGCCATGTCCTTGGCCTCCTGGGCCGTGGACGGCTCCAGGCAGGGCAACCCGCCCAGTCGGGCGTAGATGCGGTTGTCCTGCTCGTTCTGGCTGGAATGGCAGCCCGGGTCGTCGGCGGAAAGGAGCACGAGGCCGCCGGGCGCGCCCACATAGGTCAGGGTCATGAGCGGATCGGCGGCCACGTTCACGCCCACGTGCTTCATGGTGCACAGGCTGAGGGCGCCGGCCAGGGTCGCGCCGCCGGCCACCTCCAGGGCGACCTTCTCGTTGACCGAGTACTCGAAGTAGAAGTCGCCCTCGGGGCTCAGGCGGAAGAAGGTGTCGGGCACTTCCGAGGAGGGCGTTCCGGGGTAGCAGGTGATGACGTCGACGCCTGCCTCCAGGGCGCCCCGGACGATGGCCTCGTTGCCCAGAAGCAGGTGCCTGGCGCCCGCGTCACGGGTCAGCAACGGATGGGGCATGGACGGGACTCCTTATTGTGGGACGGCTAGTTGGCCGCCTTCAGTTGCGCGATCTTGGACTCGATGAAGGGGCGGTCACCCACGGCCTCGGACTTGGCCAAGGTTTCGTAAGCGGCCAGGGCGGTCTGCCGGTCCCCGGCGGCCTCGGCGGCCAGCGCCAGCTGGCGGGTCAGGGGCACGAGGAAGGGCTCGGGAGCGCCCTGCTTGAGGGCCTCCAGCTCCTTCACGGCCTCGGCGGCCTTGCCGCCCCGGGTCAGGGCGTGGGCGTGGCCCAGCTTGGCCACGACACGCTCGTCGCCGTCGGCGCGCGCGGCGAGATCGGCCCAGTATCCGACGGCCTTGTCGTATTCCTTGAGGTTCATGCTCGCCCCGGCCAGTTCGAAGAGAACGGCCGAACGCAGCCCGGAAGGAGCCTCGGGCAGGAACTTCTCCAGGGCCGCGATCTTCTCCTTGCCGGTGTTCCCGGCCAGGATGGCGCCCAGGGACTCCTGGGCCGTGGCCAGGGTGCGCGCCTGGATCATGCGGTAGCCGGCGAAGCCGGCGGCCGCGGCCACGATCACCGCCGCGCCGATGAGCAGGGGTTTCAGGTTGGCGACGAACTTCTGCAGGATGGTCGGGGTCTCCCGGTTGACCACGTCCTGGAACCGTTCCAGGACGACGCCGGGTTTCGTCTTGTTCTCTTCCATGTC
This is a stretch of genomic DNA from Desulfovibrio aminophilus DSM 12254. It encodes these proteins:
- a CDS encoding motility associated factor glycosyltransferase family protein, giving the protein MKMFPFLRENMETLDQQGQMIVAWLAAKKPDEQRIKDGLFVNRHGLIDWRLPSGLGMFEQVPPQAFYSDWNGGSKPDTSATILVGCNVGYGLNRLLTNTPDSHKIVVVEPNPELLLACLGQTDFRPFLEHKKLHFALPEDDYLGEVIKNLDLQYIYGVINLRADLPSQQMGPEYASLLARIKGRVENFCVEMNTLRSRQDVMVGNELKNFHRALSDGSLAGLEGSARGVTAVILGAGPSLLRFAPEFVRDPGYALYATALQTMPTLQAQGVTPHFCLAIDYDPGMLKIFDRLDLERAATVPLIYSTKVQPELVRRYPGPTIPLWTIGGVATFAMKDRELVLDAGGNVSLTLTRFLHWCGVSRLLLAGQDFAWSGEQTHADGHHAAGRKVVFNPRAHLRIKNLHGEEIITSPQYMAAKRELEMDLRKTDLPVFGLYGGGAPIEGVEMLDMAQVRARGLLTSAPGSVESFRGKLLASRERRRSFDFEPRSPRWSSSLRHAEKQLTKLFRNLGGNQKEIHGLFEQALLFIKQDPLYVPYLFNEIINLSGLAKARHSYEPKDLAEFRRIEKDVLRKVREVDRCLLPAGSRAA
- a CDS encoding indolepyruvate oxidoreductase subunit beta is translated as MKTIKPVRIFMTGVGGQGTLTATTVLAQAATLKGLPVTSGEIHGMAQRGGVVESFLLIGCRSPKIGAGEADVLMGFEPLETLRALPYLKPGGLVFSSTESLPPLAVATGRQQSPSLAAIREMVDACTPRSWWLPCQSLGIEAGAVQAGNIALLGALCAQNALPLGLDDVRAAVRAGMKPKVAEINLRALDLGAAAASA
- the iorA gene encoding indolepyruvate ferredoxin oxidoreductase subunit alpha, with translation MPHPLLTRDAGARHLLLGNEAIVRGALEAGVDVITCYPGTPSSEVPDTFFRLSPEGDFYFEYSVNEKVALEVAGGATLAGALSLCTMKHVGVNVAADPLMTLTYVGAPGGLVLLSADDPGCHSSQNEQDNRIYARLGGLPCLEPSTAQEAKDMARDALLLSREMGAPALLRTTTRVNHLRGPVTFGARPEKEKPAGFQKNPARFVPVPAFSRPMHVRLLETIEKLRAEAEKSPYNRISGKGEIGVAASGIGRAYLADALAELGLAGKVKLLELGFTHPLPEKLCLKFLKGLSTVLVVEELEPVLENDLRVLAQKRGLNVAIRGKDVLPRNGEFSVGLVADALRTVLKLRKPQRKVCAGTADLPQRAPNLCASCPHRATYFAVKKVFGNDAVYSSDIGCYTLGILPPLAAADFLLCMGSSISAGSGAARAAGQTVVGFIGDSTFFHSGITGLVNAVFNRHDILLVIMDNHTTAMTGHQPNPGVDKTILGDNEAKVDIEAVCRGLGVTRIETVNPLHHKKMTAILEKMKAERGVRVIIAREPCPLHARRVYGAKVTRVAAVSDSCDQCGRCLDELACPAFHKTSSKVEINPLLCGGCMLCLQVCTHIKARKLEGK
- a CDS encoding cysteine synthase; this encodes MVHENVLQMIGQTPLVEIRRLNPHSNVKILAKIECRNPGGSIKDRVALAMIEAAEASGELTPDKTIIEATSGNTGIGLAMVAAVKGYRIKLLMSEAASEERKMILRAFGAEIEQTPARLATDGAIELAYRMAREEPDKYVLMDQYNNPASIAAHYRGTAREIWDQTGGSVTHVVACLGTTGTAMGLVKGLKELSGGAVRVVAVEPFAGHKIQGLKNMHESYPPGIYDKKALDAVLNVEDEEAFGLCRRLAREEGILAGMSSGAALAGALKVAAGLSEGVVVVIFPDSGERYLSTSLYAPRSERGVKLVSAATGRPVTLASASGLYTLGPSLDEPGDLSAWRRAVLLDVLARHLEAEGGKPLVAVGLADMDDRTLSAARAEGKRRADFAREATARVRDLGRALGLREATLFPQASSAVERAVALCRKLLAKGLAYEKLRSVYFDVLRDKRYGCMACMDADKVSVGKTVDLEAYVKENPRDFTLLKRASLMDLKQGEVLETEWGNVRPSWFLQLAAAALESLPRLDVVLAGEAHQFPHLENLRALWTAEGREPQAWLVDKRVAPTEGEPADLSAALDECGNPRVLRMWLLSGSYRKSLPLTRQSLSMWGKNWRKVQDCAASLTLQAGSPGEDVPDRARQAVFDLKAAFSAALEDDLSLHQFWPALFGFVKTVNGLAAKDRLGGAGAAACLKALRGVDRVLGILDPVQLPVPQAELPEAVHKLLAEREAARERKDFAASDALRDRIAEAGYRLEDTAAGPRVFKE
- a CDS encoding sigma-54-dependent Fis family transcriptional regulator, which codes for MNGSESPDNAPLVTLKRLLDEITPQAPLEESLNALLRVLAKDMGYVRAFLAIEDPETEDLRLSLSYSPAKTAQATYTPGRGVIGQVFESGKSIVVPRLSEHREFLNKAFGRTDAELKSLAFICIPIVHHSRDERETLGTLSVDLPVRPAEVLESHRRLLEVVGAMIANHVAQLQEEMALQKHLLAQGLTGGPDSPPPQNLVAASKSMRMVLRQARQVAPSRATVLLRGESGTGKELLAEEIHASSPRKDKPLVKLNCAALPSELVESELFGHQKGAFTGAFQTKRGLFEVANGGTLFLDEIGELSLDAQAKVLRAIQEKEIQRVGGEQTIMVDVRLICATHQPLEQLLTQGKFREDLYYRINVFPVFIPPLRERREDILPLAEFFLADFSGEYGKNIKRISTPAIELLTLYHWPGNVRELRNCLERAVLVCEEEVIRTYHLPPTLQTADSSATGTNLSFGEAVAKFETELLVDSLKKTRGNMLQTARDLRVSYRIVNYKVKKYGLDVKRFANIKPRRKKTQGPADTTA
- a CDS encoding phosphatase PAP2 family protein produces the protein MSWSRILLGWLRFSWPLLLVLLVLWLAFGGDEAAVEAFFRAHREANSGLAAVMRGITDWSNPPFYAVYAWLLWRGWREKRPDLTRLALAYVAVQLVVSLLAVRGLKMLIGRPRPDAGPFFEPMTTDPGHHSLPSGHTTEITGATLPLALRSAGRLIPPALALLTALTGFSRVYLGWHHPSDVFFGWLLGSVAGLAIHLLATKDEHAGLS